One window of Halonatronomonas betaini genomic DNA carries:
- a CDS encoding Nif3-like dinuclear metal center hexameric protein yields the protein MITVSEIAGKINKLAPSFLAEDWDNIGIQVGNPDWPVDKIGVALDATEEIVDEAIETGCQLLIVHHPLIFKGIKNVHTGNTTGKIITKAIQSELSIIAAHTNIDHAENGLNDYLSNLLELDNVENLSNNLPFKKFVGYIPESDFEKVRTALFDAGAGKFGNYDQVSFSFKGNGSFRPLKGSNPAEGVHGERSEVKEYRLEIVVDERDLDNLISTYFEMHPYEEPVFDLFQPEQLQGEYFPARIGFLNNVMSLSEFARFANNKLNLDYSQVAGNKDKEIEKVAIACGSGADFIKAASRQGADVLVTGDIKYHEAQSALESGVALINAGHYGTEKVFPELIKNYLTEVEYSRAKKPDIIELEGQSSIWNLYTT from the coding sequence ATGATTACTGTTAGTGAAATAGCTGGGAAGATTAATAAGTTAGCTCCATCTTTTTTAGCTGAAGATTGGGATAATATTGGAATCCAGGTTGGTAATCCAGATTGGCCAGTTGATAAGATAGGTGTTGCCTTAGACGCCACAGAAGAGATTGTAGATGAAGCAATTGAAACCGGTTGTCAATTATTAATAGTTCATCATCCTTTAATCTTTAAAGGGATAAAAAATGTGCATACAGGTAATACCACTGGCAAAATAATTACTAAGGCTATTCAATCTGAGTTGAGTATAATTGCTGCTCATACAAATATTGACCATGCTGAGAATGGGTTAAATGACTATCTATCTAATTTGCTTGAACTTGATAATGTAGAAAATTTGAGTAATAATTTACCTTTTAAAAAATTTGTTGGTTATATACCGGAGTCAGACTTTGAAAAAGTTAGAACTGCTCTATTTGATGCTGGAGCTGGAAAGTTTGGGAATTATGATCAGGTAAGTTTTTCATTTAAAGGAAATGGATCATTCAGGCCCTTAAAAGGGAGCAATCCAGCTGAGGGAGTTCATGGTGAAAGATCGGAAGTTAAAGAATACAGGCTGGAGATTGTTGTAGATGAAAGGGATTTAGATAATTTAATATCAACCTATTTTGAGATGCATCCTTATGAGGAACCGGTTTTTGATCTCTTTCAACCTGAGCAGTTGCAGGGCGAGTATTTTCCTGCCAGGATAGGTTTTTTAAATAATGTTATGAGTTTATCTGAATTTGCTAGATTTGCAAATAATAAATTGAATTTAGATTATTCCCAGGTAGCAGGAAATAAAGATAAAGAAATCGAAAAAGTTGCTATAGCCTGCGGAAGTGGTGCTGATTTTATTAAAGCTGCTTCCAGACAGGGTGCAGATGTGCTGGTTACAGGGGATATTAAATACCATGAGGCCCAATCTGCTCTTGAATCAGGAGTTGCTTTAATAAATGCAGGACATTATGGTACTGAAAAAGTTTTTCCTGAGTTAATCAAAAATTATTTAACTGAAGTGGAGTATTCTAGAGCGAAGAAACCTGATATAATAGAATTAGAAGGTCAAAGCTCAATCTGGAACTTATATACTACTTGA
- a CDS encoding pyruvate, water dikinase regulatory protein, protein MGDKKTVYVVSDSLGETANSVVDAAASQFDTDRIETVKFSHVKTVRELKNIVLKAADKDAMIVYTLINPELRKEFYTFGRERDIIMIDVMGPIMEKMENLLNSKPVLQPGIRHQLDQNYFKRVEAMEFTVKYDDRNDKKGIELADVVLIGVSRTSKTPLCIYLSYRGHKAANIPLVPEVDVPKLLYENPENKVIGLTIDPLLLNEIRLERLKALGLSQDSQYASIKRINEELDYADQIMKKIGCPVINVTNKSIEESANEVQEYF, encoded by the coding sequence ATGGGTGATAAAAAAACTGTATATGTAGTTTCTGATTCTTTAGGGGAAACAGCTAATAGTGTTGTTGATGCTGCTGCCAGTCAGTTTGACACTGATCGAATTGAAACAGTAAAATTTTCTCATGTTAAGACTGTGAGAGAGTTAAAGAATATTGTTTTAAAAGCTGCTGATAAAGATGCCATGATAGTATATACCCTGATTAATCCTGAGCTTAGAAAAGAGTTTTATACATTTGGTAGAGAAAGAGATATAATTATGATTGATGTTATGGGTCCAATTATGGAGAAGATGGAAAATCTCCTTAATTCCAAGCCGGTTTTGCAGCCTGGGATCAGACATCAGCTAGATCAGAATTATTTTAAAAGGGTTGAAGCAATGGAATTTACAGTAAAATATGATGATAGAAATGATAAAAAGGGGATTGAACTTGCTGATGTTGTTTTAATTGGAGTATCCAGAACATCCAAAACTCCTCTATGTATATATCTATCATATCGGGGTCATAAAGCAGCAAATATCCCACTGGTGCCAGAGGTAGACGTGCCTAAATTATTGTATGAAAACCCTGAAAATAAAGTTATTGGCCTGACTATTGACCCCCTCTTATTAAATGAGATAAGGCTGGAGAGATTAAAAGCTCTAGGTTTGAGTCAGGATAGTCAATATGCCTCAATAAAAAGAATAAATGAGGAACTTGATTATGCTGATCAGATAATGAAAAAGATTGGTTGCCCGGTAATTAATGTAACTAATAAGTCGATTGAAGAATCGGCAAATGAAGTTCAGGAATATTTTTAA
- a CDS encoding YebC/PmpR family DNA-binding transcriptional regulator, translated as MAGHSKWANIKHKKQKEDRRRAKLFSKLSKRIAVAAREGGGDPEMNAELRMVIDKARDNNMPNENIERAIKRGTGELEGVDYESFDYEGYGPEGVALYLEITTDNRNRAASEIRHILSENGGNLGESGCVAWMFDRKGQLVLDNSNNSFDEDEVLLEALEAGAEDVKLEGEIIRILTDPKEFMSVKEELEENNFEFKDSDIVMLPNNTVDLDKSGAKKILNLMDELEEHDDVQEIYANFNIPESVLEEIENEE; from the coding sequence ATGGCTGGTCATTCTAAATGGGCCAATATAAAGCATAAAAAGCAGAAAGAGGATAGAAGAAGAGCAAAATTGTTTTCTAAGTTAAGCAAGAGAATAGCAGTGGCTGCCCGTGAAGGTGGCGGCGATCCTGAAATGAATGCTGAACTTAGAATGGTTATTGATAAAGCAAGAGATAATAATATGCCCAATGAAAATATTGAAAGGGCTATAAAAAGAGGTACAGGTGAATTAGAGGGTGTTGATTATGAGAGTTTTGATTATGAAGGTTATGGTCCTGAAGGTGTAGCTCTTTATCTGGAGATAACTACAGATAATAGAAATCGTGCGGCTTCTGAAATCAGACATATACTTTCTGAGAATGGGGGAAATCTGGGTGAATCAGGTTGCGTTGCCTGGATGTTTGATAGAAAAGGGCAGTTAGTGTTGGATAATTCAAATAATAGTTTTGATGAAGATGAAGTTTTATTGGAAGCTTTAGAGGCAGGGGCTGAAGATGTTAAGCTTGAAGGTGAAATTATCAGAATTTTAACGGACCCTAAAGAATTCATGTCTGTTAAAGAAGAATTAGAGGAAAATAACTTTGAATTTAAAGATTCAGATATAGTTATGCTTCCAAATAATACTGTAGACCTTGATAAATCAGGAGCAAAAAAAATCCTTAATTTGATGGATGAATTAGAAGAGCATGATGATGTTCAGGAGATATATGCTAATTTTAATATCCCTGAATCAGTTCTTGAGGAGATAGAAAATGAAGAGTAA
- a CDS encoding deoxyguanosinetriphosphate triphosphohydrolase — translation MFSREKLEKIEMDKLSPGAQFSSESKGRRNPEELCKYRMIFQQDRDRIIHSKAFRRLKHKTQVFISPLGDHFRTRLTHTLEVSQISRTIARSLGLNEDLTEAIALAHDLGHTPFGHAGEEVLNRLSDKGFQHNYQSLRVVDKLESRNGNKFGLNLSYEVRDGILNHTGEKLPETLEGQIVKIADRIAYINHDLDDAMRADIICLEDIPYSCIEVLGKRQSDRIDIMVKDIISTSSKSDIIKMSDEVDKVTNKLRDFLFNNVYIGSEAKVEEEKAQKLLERLYFHYYEKPEAMPSEFYERIDDEGKEQAVIDYIAGMTDRYAINQGRELFIPSSSFF, via the coding sequence ATGTTTAGCCGTGAAAAGCTCGAGAAAATTGAGATGGATAAGTTATCACCTGGAGCCCAGTTTAGCTCTGAAAGCAAAGGCAGAAGAAATCCTGAAGAATTATGCAAATATCGAATGATATTTCAACAGGATAGAGATAGGATTATTCATTCAAAAGCTTTCAGGCGTTTAAAGCATAAAACCCAGGTTTTTATTTCACCCTTGGGAGATCATTTTAGAACAAGACTGACTCATACCCTTGAGGTATCCCAAATTTCAAGAACTATTGCCCGCTCTTTAGGATTGAATGAGGATTTGACTGAAGCTATTGCTCTGGCCCATGATCTTGGCCATACTCCTTTTGGCCATGCTGGTGAGGAGGTTCTAAATAGACTTTCAGACAAAGGATTTCAGCATAATTACCAGAGTTTAAGGGTTGTTGATAAGTTAGAGAGTCGAAATGGAAATAAGTTCGGTTTGAATTTGAGTTATGAGGTCAGGGATGGTATTTTAAATCATACAGGAGAAAAGTTGCCTGAAACTCTGGAGGGGCAGATAGTAAAAATTGCTGATAGAATTGCTTATATCAATCATGATCTTGATGATGCTATGAGAGCAGATATTATTTGCCTGGAGGATATACCTTATAGCTGCATTGAGGTGTTGGGTAAAAGGCAATCTGATAGAATTGATATTATGGTAAAAGATATAATATCTACAAGTTCTAAAAGTGATATTATTAAAATGTCTGATGAGGTGGATAAGGTTACAAATAAATTAAGAGATTTTCTCTTTAATAATGTATATATAGGTTCTGAAGCTAAGGTGGAGGAAGAAAAAGCTCAGAAACTTCTAGAGAGGTTATATTTTCATTATTATGAGAAACCTGAAGCTATGCCTTCAGAGTTTTATGAGCGGATCGATGATGAAGGTAAAGAACAGGCTGTAATAGACTATATTGCAGGCATGACTGATCGGTATGCGATAAATCAGGGAAGGGAGCTTTTTATTCCATCATCTTCTTTCTTTTAG
- the rpoD gene encoding RNA polymerase sigma factor RpoD, with product MSDDYASPGKIKEVKKLINYGKKEGKLTYKEIMDALEDVELDSEDIEQVYDIFNEMDIDVIEEGEDEPEDDENLDLSIPQGVGIDDPVRMYLKEIGKVDLLTAEEEVSIAKRIEEGDETARQELIEANLRLVVSIAKKYVGRGLLFLDLIQEGNMGLMKAVEKFDYTKGYKFSTYATWWIRQAITRAIADQARTIRIPVHMVETINKLIRVSRQLLQELGREPTPEEIGEEMDLSPDKVREIMKISQEPVSLETPIGEEEDSNLGDFIEDEDAPAPAKAASYSLLKEQIDQVLDSLTDREKRVLELRFGIEDGRPRTLEEVGKEFGVTRERIRQIESKALRKLRHPTRSKKLKDYLD from the coding sequence ATGTCAGATGATTATGCAAGTCCCGGTAAGATTAAAGAAGTTAAAAAGTTGATTAACTATGGAAAAAAAGAAGGAAAATTGACATATAAAGAGATCATGGATGCTTTAGAAGATGTTGAACTTGATTCTGAGGATATAGAACAGGTCTATGATATCTTTAATGAAATGGATATAGATGTTATTGAAGAAGGCGAAGATGAGCCTGAGGATGATGAAAATTTAGATTTATCAATTCCCCAGGGTGTGGGAATTGATGATCCTGTTAGAATGTATTTAAAAGAAATAGGGAAAGTTGATCTTTTAACAGCTGAGGAAGAGGTAAGTATTGCTAAAAGGATTGAAGAAGGCGATGAAACAGCCAGGCAGGAACTAATAGAAGCTAATTTAAGGTTAGTTGTTAGTATAGCAAAAAAATATGTGGGCAGAGGATTATTATTTTTAGATCTAATTCAGGAAGGTAACATGGGCCTGATGAAAGCTGTTGAGAAATTTGATTATACTAAAGGCTATAAATTTAGTACCTATGCTACCTGGTGGATAAGGCAGGCAATAACAAGAGCTATTGCTGATCAGGCCAGAACTATTAGGATTCCTGTGCATATGGTAGAAACGATTAATAAGTTAATCAGGGTTTCCAGGCAACTTCTTCAGGAATTAGGAAGAGAGCCTACCCCGGAAGAGATCGGTGAAGAAATGGACTTAAGTCCTGATAAAGTAAGAGAGATCATGAAGATTTCCCAGGAACCTGTATCCCTTGAAACTCCAATTGGTGAAGAGGAAGATAGCAATTTAGGGGATTTCATTGAAGATGAAGATGCCCCTGCTCCGGCCAAAGCAGCTTCTTACTCTCTTTTAAAAGAACAGATTGACCAGGTTTTAGATTCATTAACTGATAGGGAGAAAAGAGTTCTAGAGTTAAGATTTGGAATTGAAGATGGCAGACCCCGTACCCTGGAAGAAGTCGGGAAGGAATTTGGAGTCACCAGGGAGAGAATAAGGCAGATAGAGTCAAAAGCCTTAAGAAAGCTCCGCCATCCTACCAGAAGCAAAAAATTAAAAGATTATTTGGATTAA
- the dnaG gene encoding DNA primase, translated as MASISRDIINQIKAEIDIVELIGEYVDLSSSGKNYVALCPFHQENTPSFTVNPNKQFYYCFGCGAGGDSINFIQEIDNLSFQESVLTLAERAGIEVDIKGGIDKEKMKLREAIFSANNLASKFYNYLLLNNDIASKAKEYLNDRGFNEEDIKKFNLGYAPDSWRGLYNFLSDKGFNQEVLIKSGLVVAGKNNSYYDRFRDRVIFPIYNVRSEVIGFGGRVIDPEDFPKYLNSPESPVFSKKKLLYGLNISKEGIQDKNEAVIVEGYTDVLTAHKFGLTNFVASLGTALTREQANLLKRYCDKVYIAYDADTAGDKATLRGLEILRQAGLDVAIIELPQDLDPDDYIKNKGSDAFIELESKAPDLIEYRIDLIMEKYQDQSANSRLKAAQAGVDFLATIKDELTQDAYAKVLAEKTEIGYEEIKNKMQKVKKEKKKSKRWKQKNREEKKKTDQDINDSEWQVLAYMLQDQEYRELGIDKLNPAYFSDDTAEIARQLWEDIEITATEVISVLPEEKRDNLARYFLAKDRLPSKNGFKNLIKEVITGNIEDEISNILHELRNSNDRNYINDLLLYYKRLLRLERRDV; from the coding sequence ATGGCTTCTATATCAAGAGATATAATTAATCAAATAAAGGCAGAGATAGATATTGTTGAATTAATCGGGGAGTATGTAGACCTGAGCAGTTCAGGTAAAAATTATGTTGCTCTATGTCCATTTCACCAGGAAAATACTCCTTCCTTTACTGTTAATCCTAATAAGCAGTTTTATTATTGCTTTGGTTGTGGGGCTGGAGGAGATTCAATAAATTTTATTCAGGAAATCGATAATTTGTCTTTTCAGGAATCAGTCTTAACTCTTGCTGAAAGGGCAGGCATAGAAGTTGATATTAAGGGCGGGATTGATAAAGAAAAGATGAAGCTAAGAGAGGCTATCTTTTCTGCTAATAATTTAGCCTCAAAATTTTATAATTATTTACTTTTAAACAATGATATTGCCAGTAAAGCTAAAGAATATCTTAATGATCGAGGATTTAATGAAGAAGATATTAAAAAATTTAATTTAGGATATGCCCCGGATAGCTGGAGGGGGCTATATAATTTTCTGTCTGATAAAGGTTTTAATCAGGAAGTTTTAATAAAATCCGGTCTGGTTGTAGCTGGGAAAAATAATAGCTATTATGATCGTTTTAGAGATAGAGTTATCTTTCCAATTTATAATGTAAGATCAGAAGTTATTGGTTTTGGAGGAAGAGTTATAGACCCAGAAGATTTTCCTAAATATTTGAATTCACCTGAAAGCCCTGTTTTTTCTAAGAAAAAATTACTGTATGGTCTTAATATTTCAAAAGAGGGGATTCAGGATAAAAATGAAGCTGTTATCGTTGAAGGTTATACTGATGTTTTGACTGCCCATAAGTTTGGACTAACGAATTTTGTTGCCTCTTTAGGAACAGCTTTAACCAGGGAACAGGCAAATTTATTAAAAAGATATTGTGATAAAGTATATATAGCCTATGATGCTGATACTGCTGGTGATAAGGCTACTTTGAGAGGCCTGGAAATTTTGCGTCAGGCAGGGCTTGATGTAGCAATTATTGAGTTACCCCAGGACCTTGATCCTGATGATTACATTAAAAATAAAGGCAGTGATGCTTTCATTGAGCTGGAATCTAAAGCTCCTGACTTAATTGAGTATAGAATTGATTTAATAATGGAAAAATATCAGGACCAATCAGCTAATAGCAGGTTAAAAGCAGCTCAGGCTGGTGTAGATTTTCTCGCTACTATCAAAGATGAGCTGACCCAGGATGCTTATGCAAAGGTGCTGGCTGAAAAGACTGAGATTGGCTATGAAGAAATAAAAAACAAGATGCAGAAAGTTAAGAAAGAGAAAAAGAAATCGAAACGGTGGAAGCAGAAAAATAGAGAAGAAAAAAAGAAGACTGATCAAGATATTAATGATTCTGAATGGCAGGTTTTGGCTTATATGTTACAGGACCAGGAATACCGGGAGTTAGGTATTGATAAACTTAACCCAGCTTATTTTTCTGATGATACAGCTGAAATTGCCAGACAACTCTGGGAAGATATTGAGATTACTGCTACTGAGGTTATTTCTGTTCTACCTGAGGAGAAAAGAGATAATTTAGCCAGATATTTTCTAGCTAAAGATAGACTTCCATCAAAAAATGGCTTTAAAAATTTGATTAAAGAAGTAATAACCGGTAATATAGAGGATGAGATAAGTAATATTTTACATGAATTAAGGAATTCTAATGATCGCAATTATATAAATGATTTATTATTATATTATAAAAGGTTATTAAGATTAGAAAGGAGGGACGTATAA